The Desulforegula conservatrix Mb1Pa genome segment TGAAAACCCGGAGCAGTTTACAAGTCTGCCTGAAGATCAGAGAATCGCACTGATGGCAGCGGCAGGCAAGGTGTCAAGACCTGATCTGAATGATATCAGAAGAAGAAACAGAGAGGTAAAACGAGGCCGACGCAGGGAAATCACTGCCCATGAAAAAGCTGTTCGAGCAGCCACAGGTATCAGATCTGCAAGGGAAGCAGCGGTTTTCACAGCTCCTGCAATGATAGAAAATCTGAACTCCGATTCTGATTCAGCCCAAGGAGCGGAAAACCTTGAACTGAAATCTCCGCGCAATTGTTATGTCTGCAAGGCGGAATTCACAAGGCTCCATCATTTCTATGACACCATGTGCCCCAAATGTGCTGACTTCAATTATCAGAAAAGATTCCAGACAGCGCCTCTTCATGGCAAAGTCGCCCTGATTACAGGTTCGAGGGTCAAAATTGGATACCAGGCAAGCCTGATGATGCTTCGCGCGGGTGCGAGGGTAATCGCAACTACACGGTTCCCGGTTGATTCCGCCATGAGGTATTCAAGGGAAGAAGATTTTAATGTATGGAAGGACAGGCTCCAGATTTACGGCCTTGATCTCAGGCATACTCCGAGTGTTGAAATATTCACAAGCTATATTGAACAGACATACGACAGGCTGGATCTTCTCATAAATAACGCGGCCCAGACCGTGCGCAGACCTCCTGGGTTCTATTCCCATATGATGGAAAATGAAACAAAGGATATTCAGACTCTGCCAGCAAGCGTACAGGATCTTCTCGGCCAGCATCAGGAATGTGTCAACAGACTAAATTCCTTTGTTGTTCCCAATGTCGGAAATGAGTCCGCACTCCCTGTTTCCTGGAACGGCAAGGCTCCTGGAATCGGTTTGAGGGCGTCTGCCGAGCTTTCCCAGGTTCCGTATGCCTACGATCATACGCTCGCAGTTGACGAAGTTTTCCCAAAAGGAGCACTTGACGCTGATCTTCAGCAGGTGGATTTAAGGGAAACAAACAGCTGGAGGCTGAAACTAGGAGAAATCCAGACAGCTGAAATGCTTGAAATTCAGCTTGTAAATGCTGTTGCGCCTTTTGTTCTTTGCAACAGGTTAGCGCCCATGATGCAGCGCGATTATACCGGCCAGAAGCACATAGTCAATGTGACTGCAATGGAAGGAAAATTTTTCAGGTTCAAGTCAACCGGAAGGCATCCGCATACGAATATGGCAAAGGCTGCGCTTAATATGCTCACACATACTGCTGCTGCTGAACTTGCGAAGTTCGGAATTTATATGAACGCGGTTGATACAGGCTGGGTTACTGATGAAGATCCTGCAAAGCTTTCGGCAATCAAACAGGAGCTCCACGATTTTCAGCCTCCGCTTGATATTGTGGACGGAGCAGCAAGGGTTTGTGATCCATTTTTTGATGGAATTCTGACTGGCAAGCATTGGTGCGGTAAGTTTCTGAAGGATTATCATCCGATTGACTGGTAATGTGTTGAAAACAAAGGGAAACCGCATCTTTTTATTCCCTTTCCTGTTTTGGGCATTATTGCTGAATTAGCGGCTTTATGTAGCTGTCACCATTTGGTTTATATAAACGGTGCGTGGGAAAACGCCACGCACCCAACTTTTGCTTAAGGCCACCTCTAAAAATTGCCTTTTTGCGCATTAGCTGCGTCAGCGTCGTACTCGAATCCTCATTTATACCGCATAAACTCCGGTTCTCCGTGCGCCGCTGCTGATTCCCTTGGGCTACCACATCAAAAATTCTAATTTTTAGAGAAACCCTTAATTCAACAACCCAAGCCCAATAAAACTATTTCCCGCCTTCCTTTGATTTCAGGAGATTGGCGAGATCTTCAAAAGCCTTGAATGTAGTTGAAGGTTTGTTATTTCCACCGGCTTCTG includes the following:
- a CDS encoding SDR family NAD(P)-dependent oxidoreductase, with translation MKDKEKKALTQEEIAGCISILESMIENPEQFTSLPEDQRIALMAAAGKVSRPDLNDIRRRNREVKRGRRREITAHEKAVRAATGIRSAREAAVFTAPAMIENLNSDSDSAQGAENLELKSPRNCYVCKAEFTRLHHFYDTMCPKCADFNYQKRFQTAPLHGKVALITGSRVKIGYQASLMMLRAGARVIATTRFPVDSAMRYSREEDFNVWKDRLQIYGLDLRHTPSVEIFTSYIEQTYDRLDLLINNAAQTVRRPPGFYSHMMENETKDIQTLPASVQDLLGQHQECVNRLNSFVVPNVGNESALPVSWNGKAPGIGLRASAELSQVPYAYDHTLAVDEVFPKGALDADLQQVDLRETNSWRLKLGEIQTAEMLEIQLVNAVAPFVLCNRLAPMMQRDYTGQKHIVNVTAMEGKFFRFKSTGRHPHTNMAKAALNMLTHTAAAELAKFGIYMNAVDTGWVTDEDPAKLSAIKQELHDFQPPLDIVDGAARVCDPFFDGILTGKHWCGKFLKDYHPIDW